Genomic window (Melioribacteraceae bacterium):
CATCCATCCACGCATATTTTCTTTCATTCGTTCCCATATAAAAGGGGAAATAAGAATGAGCAATTTCATGAAGTGTAACGCCCAGTTGTCCTGATTCAGTTGGATAAACTCCATTATTAACCATCATTGGTGATTCCATTCCACCGCCGAACGCCTGTTCTCCATTAAAGGTTGTGATTTTAGGATATGGAAATGGAACCGCGGGCATCTCCTTCGAAAGATATTCAACCGATGCTTTTGCGTGAATTGCGGTATTTGCAAATCCTGTTGACGAAGGAGGATAAACTGCATCGGTTAAAACGCGCGTACCTTTATCATCAATCTCGGCACTAATTCCATCCCATATATATCCACTGCTCAAAGCAAATGTAAAATCGGGAACATTTTCAGCTTTGAATTTCCAAATTAATTTTGCTTTATCAAGAGTTGGGCCTGTTTTCAAATCTTCTTCATTAATAATTCTAACGAGTCCATCGCTATCTAACGCTTCATTATATCTTTCAATTATATGTGGTTTTAATACTTCCTCTAAATTTTTATATAAACCGGTACCCCATACAACAAAATTTTTTGGAGCGGTAATTTCAACTTCATAATTATTGATATCGTTATAAAACTCAACCGCACCGGCGTAATCTTGTCTGTCCCAACCATCAATATCGTCATACACAGCAATTTGAGGATACCAATAGGCTACGTATAAAGTTGAATCGTTGTAAGCGCCCATCCTTATTCTTGATTCCTTTGGAATTGTAACAGACCATCTAATTTCTACATCGACAGAAGTATTGGAATATACTTTGGGTGATAAATCTCTTAATAGTAAATTTGTTCCATTTCTTGTTGACTTGGCTCTTGAATGAAGGGCTATTCCTGCACCATTAATTATTACAGTATCGAGGATTACTCCCTCATTAATATCTTCAGGATTAACAGCATAATCTCGACTCATTCCCTTTTTCATAATGTCTTGATACAACCTGATAACAAGAGAGCTAAGTGAATCGGGACTGTTATTGTAAAACTTCATATTTGTTGTGCCCTTAATTAATCTCTCTTTTGGAAAGACTTCGGCCTTAATTATATAATCAGTTTTATTAACCCAATAATTTTTACCTGGCCTGCCATCGAATGAGCGTGTACCTTTTTCATAAGCCTTTTTAATATTTGGGGGTATATAAAGAGAATTATGCTGGGCAATTAATTGAGTACAAGCAAACAGTAAAATTAGCGTTAAAGTGAAGTATCTAGTTTTCATTTTTCCTCGGATGGTCTGAACAATTTATTGTAGTGTTTTTATGCATTGTCAAAAACAACAATCCTAAAATCATAAACACAAATTCTTACATTATTTTGATGCGCGCGTCAACCGAAACATAGCCACACTTTCTATTATATATAATTGGATTAAGGTCGAACTCAACAATGTTTTCATTTTCGAGCATCATTGCAGCGCATGAGCGAATTATACTTTTCAATTTCTCTAGATCGCTGGGCATATCACCGCGTACACCATTTAAAATTTTTCCAATTTTTGTGGAGAGAATTAATTCATCAACATCTATATCGGAAAGGTAACATGACTTCATTGAAGTATCGTCAAAAACTTCAACATATTTGCCGCCGGTTCCAAACATTATTATTGGGCCGAACGAAGGATCTCGAAATCCGCCAATTAATATTTCATGCTCGCCAGCTAAATACTGCTGAATTAAAAATGATTGAACTTCAAATCCGGCTTTATTAAAACTTTCCGAAATTTCTTTTGAAGCAATAACTAATTCTTCTATGTTACTAATATTTAATTTAACAGCATTTAATTCCGACTTGTGAACAACCTCCTCGTTTATTCCCTTTACAACAATGGGATAAAAATCAATTTCACAAGATTCAATTTCAGCCGGTTTTATTATAAAACTTTTAACTGTCGGGATTTTGTAGTGGGCGCACATTTCTAATGTTTTGGTTTGATTTAAAAATCCTTTTTTGGCATCAACTTTTTTAATTGAATGATTGAATAATTTAGCGTAGTTGGTTTTTTCTAAACTTAGTTTTGCTTTAGTGGTGATATGGAACAGCATGTTTCCAAGCACAACCGCGGGATCCTCGGGATTTCTGAATATTGGTTTTTTGCTAATTGAGTTATCTCTATATTTTTGCCAAAACTCAGGCATAGGCATTACGGATTGCATTATTGGCTTTTCGGAATTTATTGAGTTGATTGTTTCAACCACAATGAATGGCGAAACCATTACTGGCTCAACAAATATTGAGATGACTGAATCTACGCCATTATCAGCGATAAGTAATTCAATTACTTGTTTGTATGTATCGGCATTTCCTCCGGGAAGAAGATCAATCGGATTTTCAACGCTACCTTCGGGATGTATGATTTCTCGAATCTTATTTTTTGTTTCAATGGATAACTCGGCGAGGACTAATTTTTTTTGTTCTAACTTATCAACACATAATATCGCCGGTCCTCCAGCATTAGTAACTACCGCAACCTTTTTTCCTTTTGGAATCGGGAAAAATTCAAATCCTTTAGCGGTATTAAAAAGTTCATTCAAATCATTAACCCGGATAACTCCAAATTGGTTTAGTAGAGCATCCACAATTTTGTCGGAACTGCTTAAAGCACCAGTGTGAGATGACGCGGCCTTCATTCCCCCGGAAGTTTTACCTGCTTTTAATACTATTACCGGTTTGGAAATATTTCCCTGAGCAAAAGGAAGAATAAATTCTTTTCCATCAACAAAACTCTCAAGATAAAAAGTAAGAATGCTGATGTTATCATCACTCTCCCAATAATTTAATATATCGTTCTCATTTATCTCGGCTTTATTACCTACGCTAAGAAAATGCGCAAATTTAATATCAGTCTCGCGCAGTGAATTTAATACTGCGGCGCCCAAAGCTCCGCTCTGAGATAAAAATCCCGTACTGCCTGTTTCCGGTTTCTCGGCAACAAAAGTCGCGTTTAATTTAATTTCGTCGAGTGTGTTTATAATTCCCATGCAGTTGGGCCCAACCAATCGTGCGCCGGCATTTTTTACTTTTTCAATAATTCGCTTTTCAACAACAGCCCCCTCAATACCAATTTCCCGAAATCCCGCTGTAATTAATATGATTGATTTACATTTCCTATCCAGTAATGAATTAATTGTTGCCTCGGCAAATTGTTTTGGAACAACAACAATTGCTAAATCAATCGGTTCGATTATCTCCTCAATAGAAGAAAAACATTTCAATCCCAATATCTCTTCTGATTTAGGGTTGACCGGAAATACTTTTCCGGTATAGCCGTAGGAATTTATCGTCTTCAGTATTTCGTAGCCGATACTTTTTTCTTTTGATGAAGCGCCCGCCACGCAGATAGATTTGGGATAAAAAAAGTTTTTCAACGAGTCCATAGTCAACTTTAAAGTTTGTTGTGTTAAAATTAGGATAAAACTTACTAATTTTCTTTTGTCGGCAAGCGGTTACTAATTTTTACATATTATTTTATTACTGTTAATCGGCGTGTTGAATAATGTAAATTCGTGCCCTATATTAATATTAAGAAGTAAAAACATGGGCAAT
Coding sequences:
- a CDS encoding M1 family metallopeptidase; the protein is MKTRYFTLTLILLFACTQLIAQHNSLYIPPNIKKAYEKGTRSFDGRPGKNYWVNKTDYIIKAEVFPKERLIKGTTNMKFYNNSPDSLSSLVIRLYQDIMKKGMSRDYAVNPEDINEGVILDTVIINGAGIALHSRAKSTRNGTNLLLRDLSPKVYSNTSVDVEIRWSVTIPKESRIRMGAYNDSTLYVAYWYPQIAVYDDIDGWDRQDYAGAVEFYNDINNYEVEITAPKNFVVWGTGLYKNLEEVLKPHIIERYNEALDSDGLVRIINEEDLKTGPTLDKAKLIWKFKAENVPDFTFALSSGYIWDGISAEIDDKGTRVLTDAVYPPSSTGFANTAIHAKASVEYLSKEMPAVPFPYPKITTFNGEQAFGGGMESPMMVNNGVYPTESGQLGVTLHEIAHSYFPFYMGTNERKYAWMDEGWATYFTYDLVTQTYPEDDELAANITNMGREMGSERDLPIYSLSYATRGANLTFSSYIKSSVAYHFLREALGHDLFLKALHEYINRWKGKHPIPYDFFFTFNDVAKEDLSWFWNPWFMNKHFPDLAIKSVRPKGNKTEITVENMGGVPVPVNLNVTYDDKSTEAIKHNISVWKKGNREFKLEFSSNKKITKVEVDTRAVPDADKSNNYIETK
- a CDS encoding acetate--CoA ligase family protein; this translates as MDSLKNFFYPKSICVAGASSKEKSIGYEILKTINSYGYTGKVFPVNPKSEEILGLKCFSSIEEIIEPIDLAIVVVPKQFAEATINSLLDRKCKSIILITAGFREIGIEGAVVEKRIIEKVKNAGARLVGPNCMGIINTLDEIKLNATFVAEKPETGSTGFLSQSGALGAAVLNSLRETDIKFAHFLSVGNKAEINENDILNYWESDDNISILTFYLESFVDGKEFILPFAQGNISKPVIVLKAGKTSGGMKAASSHTGALSSSDKIVDALLNQFGVIRVNDLNELFNTAKGFEFFPIPKGKKVAVVTNAGGPAILCVDKLEQKKLVLAELSIETKNKIREIIHPEGSVENPIDLLPGGNADTYKQVIELLIADNGVDSVISIFVEPVMVSPFIVVETINSINSEKPIMQSVMPMPEFWQKYRDNSISKKPIFRNPEDPAVVLGNMLFHITTKAKLSLEKTNYAKLFNHSIKKVDAKKGFLNQTKTLEMCAHYKIPTVKSFIIKPAEIESCEIDFYPIVVKGINEEVVHKSELNAVKLNISNIEELVIASKEISESFNKAGFEVQSFLIQQYLAGEHEILIGGFRDPSFGPIIMFGTGGKYVEVFDDTSMKSCYLSDIDVDELILSTKIGKILNGVRGDMPSDLEKLKSIIRSCAAMMLENENIVEFDLNPIIYNRKCGYVSVDARIKIM